In Patescibacteria group bacterium, the sequence TTAAAAAAATCACCAACCTTTTTAAATATGTAACCGAATACAAGCGTTGAAATACCTACGCTTGCATAAATATTTTTAATTCCTCCATTAGGAAAATATTTAACGAATAAATAGACTCCGCCTATCATCATGCCTATCCCAAGGATAACTACAATTTTCCAAAATTTTCCCGTAATACTTTTACTTGATTTCCCTACCAGTAAAAAACCAAAAAACATGATAATGAGTCCACTAACAATATTTTGCAATAAACTTTTGTCAAAAAAATTATCCATACAAAAATTACTTTTTCCAATCAGTAATTATAATTCCCTCCCCTCGCTTTTTAACTACGACTTTCTGTTTCTCTCTCCATTTTAATTCCCGAACAATATCAATCGGCAATGTTAAACCAATGCTTTTATCTCCGATTCTGGTTAGCTTGCGAATATTTTTGTTTTCTAATTTTCGTCTTGCCATATTAAAATAGGTATTAAAATAAGTATTTTAATTTGTATTTGCTCTAAATTCTGCCATGATGAAGAACCCTTAACAGCGATAAACTTTTATCTAGAAAGGAATATTTTCTATCTGTTCATCCTCAATATCAACTTCTTCATTCTGAACATCAATCTCTTCACTCACATTATTATCCTCGTTTTCTTCAACTTCTTCAACCTCGTCAGCAATGTCTTTTTTAATTTCCTCAAATTCATTCTCCACTTCAGTTAGACGCTTTTTACTCATTTTTATTAACAAAGCGGCTTCTTTAACTTTTTTCAACCCTTCTTCAACATCAACCTCCTCTTGCTGCTCAAACCATTCGGCTATTTCTGAAAGTCTTCTTAACTGATCATTTAAATCAATTTTATCTATTTTTTTGGTTGTCATATTTATTTTAATTTATTAATTTTTCTTACTGTTGAATTGATAATTCCATCGGTTATTTGAAGATCAAACTCATCGTTTATTTTTATATCTTCTATGGTCCTTATTACCCTACCATTTATTTTTGCAATGCTATATCCAAGTTTAAGATTTTTTAAAGGATCATTAGATCTTATTATCTTATCGCTAAAAGCAAGATTTCTATTATAATTTGCTAAAATAATTTGAAACTTATTTTTAGTATTACTCCAAAAATTATCTAGGTTAGTTTTTGAGCCAGATAACAAATTAAAAAAGTTTTCTTCCACTGATTTCGGATAATCTACTAATGTGCTCCTAATAGAAGACAAAGAATATTCCATTTTTGAAATGGATAACTTAAGATTAGTTTTAATAGTATTGAATTTATTAAAAATCTTATTAAGTTCATCATTAATTAAACTCACCTTCCTATCTATACCAATTCTTGCATTGCTAATCAATCTATTAAAATAATCCATGATTTGATACTCATAACGATCAAGCTTCGCATAAGCCTCTTCCCATGATTTATTTATCACTTTCGTGGCGGCAGTTGGGGTAGATTCCATTCTATCTGCCGCTAAAGCAACAAGAGGCACGTCTTTATGGTGGCCTATACCGGCTATTACCGGGACTGGAAAATTAGCTACTTCTCTTACTAAAATTTCATTATCAAAAGCGACTAGAGATTCCATGGAGCCACCCCCGCGAATGATAACCAAAACATCAATATCTTGCTTGCTGAATATTTTTATAGCTGCTAACAGAGGTTTAACTGCTCTTTGACCTTCAACGGCTGTATCAATCATTTTTACTTGAAAGCCAAATTTATTAAGATTATTAAGAAAATCCTCAATAACCGCACCTTTTCTTGAAGTAATAACCCCAATCTTTTGCGGATATTGCGGTATTGGACGTTTCCTGCTGGGGTCAAAAATACCTTCCATTGTAAGTTTTTTCTTAAGTTTTTCATATTCCTTTCTTAATTTTCCCTCCCCGACAAGTTCAATAGTTTCTGCTATAAAAGACAGATCGCCGCGTACTTCATAGATTTTTGGTTGTCCGGTAACTATTAACTCCATTCCTTCTTTCAATTCAATACTAAAAAGGCTATAATTTCCCCTCCAAATAATGCAGTTAATTGTATATTCTTCATTTTGATCTTTTAAAGTAAAGTAAACATGACCTGCCGTTGAAATTTTAACAACGCCGACTTCACCTATTATTTTCGCTGGGTATTGCTTAAGCTCTCTATTAAGAAAATTAATGTAATCTGATACCGATACAGCATCTTTGGTGCTTATTAAATTTGTTTTCACTTCTTTATCTATCATTAATATATAATTTAATATTATTTTTTCCAATCAGTAATTAATATCCCTTTTCCTCGTTTTTTAACAATGACTTTTTGTTTCTCTCTCCAATTTAATTTTCGTATCATTTCAATCGGCAAAGTCAACCCAACGCTTTTGTCCCCTATTTTGGTTAGCTTTCTTATATTTTCATTCTCGGTTTTTCTTCTTGCCATATTAAAATAGGTATTAAAATAAGTATTTAAATAATAATTTTATTTATTAAAAAATTAAATTACAACTTTCACAAAGAGCGTCATAATGACCTTGATCTTTATTTTTCAACCCATCCAAAACGATGCCGACTATTTCCTTTGTTTCCGAAGTGTCGGGAAATTTTAACGCATGCTCAACTGATTCTTCATGCGAATACTCGTCAAGTATCTTTAATAATTTTTCTTTGTCTTCATCTTTGAAGAATTTACTATCATCAATCTTAGTTTTTAGTTTTTTACCGTTTGGATAGCGCAAACCAAAATAACCTTCTAGAAAACGACGAGTAATATTTGGCAACAGATATAAAACTTCAAACAATTCAAACTCCTCATTTTTTTGATCATACGCTTTTTTTAGTAAACTGAAAAGATAATTATATTCTGTTTTAAATTTTTTCAGCGTTGACGGCAAATCTTTCACGAAAGATTGCCCGTTTTTGTCGTTCTTTTTGTTCCTAACCTTTTCGATCAAATAACACGGCATACAATCGCCGTATCCCTTACCATTCAAACCTTTACAATCGTATTTAATAAAATCCTTCATCAAATTAAAAAATTCTAAATTGTGAGTGGAAACAAATAACTGACCACAATTTATCAGCTTTAATTTTATAAAAGCATAAATATTAAAAAGATGATTGCAGTCCAAACTTGAAACCGGATCATCAATAAAAACTATTGTTTCGCTCAAATTTGTTTTTTTGTCTTCAAGTCCAGCGATAAAATACGCGAGCGAAATAGCCGTTTTTTCGCCTTCGCTTAAATTTTTGGCGGGTTCATTATTTCGGCTCATTTTAAATCGATTGCCTTCCGTAACCTCAATTTTTATGCCGTCATGCTGAAAAAATTGCTGTATATACTCATTCACTTTTCCCGCCCCTTTGACTGATTCGGATAATTGTTTTTCAACACCAATAATGTCATTCGCGACTTTATCTGAACCGGTTTTATTTACGATTATTTTTTCTGCGACATCCTTTTGCTCTTTCAATACTTCGAGATATTTTTGATCTTGAATAAATTGAGCCGAAAAGTGTTTGATCAGTTTTTCCTTAGCTTCATTTTTTTCTTTTTCAAAATTTTTCGTCTTGCTTTTATGCTCTTCTACAACACTTTTTATTCCTTCATATTTACTTTTTATATCATCTGAATTATCTGAAAGGTCTATAAATTTATGCTCATTAAACGGCTTCGCCTTTTTTGATTTTAAACTCTTAGATAATTCATCAATGTTTTCACAATATTTTTTTGCATGAGCGTTAAATTCTTTGAGCAGTTTTTCGTATTCCAAAACAAATTCTTTATAAAATTCGCCCTTTGCCGGCAAGTCAAAACCGCTAACTGCAGTTTTATGACTTTCAATGGTTTCCAGTAATGCTTGTAAATCTTTTTCAAGCCGTTCGTATTCCATAGAAAAATGCTGGTCCAATTTTTGGAATAAATCGGACGGCAAATCGTTGCCACAAAATGAACATTTGTTTTTCCCTTTGTGCAAACCGCGCCCTTCATTTACCCACTTGTTTAAATTCTCATCATTTTTCAGTTCCTCAATTATTTTTTGGGCTGTAATTTTTCTTTCAACGATTTCTTTCGCTTTACTTTGCAGTTCAGAAAAATTAAGCATTGGAAATGCACTTAAAATTACATC encodes:
- a CDS encoding exodeoxyribonuclease VII small subunit, translating into MTTKKIDKIDLNDQLRRLSEIAEWFEQQEEVDVEEGLKKVKEAALLIKMSKKRLTEVENEFEEIKKDIADEVEEVEENEDNNVSEEIDVQNEEVDIEDEQIENIPF
- a CDS encoding AAA family ATPase, translating into MIKRINKIKNFGVFQDFKWDASTIPDFNKHNLFYGWNYSGKTTISRLFRCFELGEKHVDYPNAEFELEDNQNPSKKYNDKDLSTLPHVRVFNTDFILKNLKWYSQDDEGIEPIFFSIGKENIELQEQLGKLQVDQKTFNDEKAKLSDKKIELENGLETAFTQKARDIKNTLSIPNYDKDKFKPSVEAIKDDSTKHLLGDTEYNKLFTAYKNTEQRNDVILSAFPMLNFSELQSKAKEIVERKITAQKIIEELKNDENLNKWVNEGRGLHKGKNKCSFCGNDLPSDLFQKLDQHFSMEYERLEKDLQALLETIESHKTAVSGFDLPAKGEFYKEFVLEYEKLLKEFNAHAKKYCENIDELSKSLKSKKAKPFNEHKFIDLSDNSDDIKSKYEGIKSVVEEHKSKTKNFEKEKNEAKEKLIKHFSAQFIQDQKYLEVLKEQKDVAEKIIVNKTGSDKVANDIIGVEKQLSESVKGAGKVNEYIQQFFQHDGIKIEVTEGNRFKMSRNNEPAKNLSEGEKTAISLAYFIAGLEDKKTNLSETIVFIDDPVSSLDCNHLFNIYAFIKLKLINCGQLFVSTHNLEFFNLMKDFIKYDCKGLNGKGYGDCMPCYLIEKVRNKKNDKNGQSFVKDLPSTLKKFKTEYNYLFSLLKKAYDQKNEEFELFEVLYLLPNITRRFLEGYFGLRYPNGKKLKTKIDDSKFFKDEDKEKLLKILDEYSHEESVEHALKFPDTSETKEIVGIVLDGLKNKDQGHYDALCESCNLIF
- a CDS encoding AbrB/MazE/SpoVT family DNA-binding domain-containing protein; translated protein: MARRKTENENIRKLTKIGDKSVGLTLPIEMIRKLNWREKQKVIVKKRGKGILITDWKK
- the xseA gene encoding exodeoxyribonuclease VII large subunit, with the translated sequence MIDKEVKTNLISTKDAVSVSDYINFLNRELKQYPAKIIGEVGVVKISTAGHVYFTLKDQNEEYTINCIIWRGNYSLFSIELKEGMELIVTGQPKIYEVRGDLSFIAETIELVGEGKLRKEYEKLKKKLTMEGIFDPSRKRPIPQYPQKIGVITSRKGAVIEDFLNNLNKFGFQVKMIDTAVEGQRAVKPLLAAIKIFSKQDIDVLVIIRGGGSMESLVAFDNEILVREVANFPVPVIAGIGHHKDVPLVALAADRMESTPTAATKVINKSWEEAYAKLDRYEYQIMDYFNRLISNARIGIDRKVSLINDELNKIFNKFNTIKTNLKLSISKMEYSLSSIRSTLVDYPKSVEENFFNLLSGSKTNLDNFWSNTKNKFQIILANYNRNLAFSDKIIRSNDPLKNLKLGYSIAKINGRVIRTIEDIKINDEFDLQITDGIINSTVRKINKLK